In the genome of Triticum urartu cultivar G1812 chromosome 5, Tu2.1, whole genome shotgun sequence, one region contains:
- the LOC125555730 gene encoding uncharacterized protein LOC125555730 — protein sequence MAEGRRLDRRGPGCLEGLFKFLALNQKLQTPKLIAYQKHGEGNDNTLRVKVPKPINGIEKEETVQKETDSVSPTAKASMFTWKTLMFRKKTHKKDQKKIESHSNPRDSSPSSSRLIRSGSIHHSKCFEYVVPDELALEYQRMNESSSNETGSSQGAPQSSHQSPRGPVFQESRKASGSISGKHNLIAEAPCETIPENLTTENEVSSKQKSLDDSTHHSKEFLDFLELFNAHRELFLKILHDPSLLVPPEQQEQEASSSGAVPLSKLESFPRPGGSSGKRNPIFDRSDSEKSRRVEIQRSPSRPKSDLEGAKVISTRLPSGVEASTVSLAESRSLKKAGTTSSRFKAISKKIKHVVKDGVFHKMPYGQKMAELTKSTSTKKYAQEEKQIRRSYSIAESVDKYSTLYDSMSRESRISLERPSTAVEDDASLRDKKSPMHIKRITSLPEMELYAPQKDALTEFPGSQIVPKTYDVESDRFSSHENGSFSIVTEGNLYPDYITERTADIYSEQNDEEGAFLCSLEEDLRSILRTPSSSSFGQSFSHRRINSLPSFDRTFFQDHSRSFTEHSVADSEPTFEDMQLEDDEWLVKPSQASGEYAANFKDDQWLIRPLQPSGIDAADHEDEEWVVETPQLLGTNAVEDEEWLVKPAQPLGADDPNSEFQFIHEFTEQNDAGSLHIYVDDKNEADFQYVKDILKKSGFSCGEADWYASNQPLSPVIFEEAECSCQDLEMTNDEPHSIIRRMLLFDIINEVLMHIYDSSLVNGPWHSRFDPRTRPIPMGSHVLEEVWANVSCYLSLQWKPNKTVDDIVAHDVMRKDSWMNLLYDAECVALDLEDLMVEDLLDDVVLQIVLISIDE from the exons ATGGCGGAGGGCAGGCGGCTCGATAGGCGGGGTCCAGGCTGCCTCGAGGGCTTGTTCAAATTTCTTGCCCTCAACCAAAAATTGCAAACGCCAAAACTGATTGCCTATCAAAAGCATGGGGAAGGAAATGACAACACACTCA GAGTAAAAGTTCCGAAACCCATAAACGGCATAGAAAAAGAAGAAACTGTTCAG AAGGAGACTGACAGCGTTTCTCCAACGGCGAAGGCCAGCATGTTTACATGGAAGACACTCATGTTCAGGAAAAAAACACACAAGAAAGATCAAAAGAAGATTGAATCGCATTCCAATCCGCGTGACAGCTCCCCATCGTCCTCACGTTTGATACGCTCCGGCTCAATCCATCATTCAAAATGCTTCGAATATGTGGTTCCTGATGAGTTGGCTTTGGAGTACCAGCGAATGAACGAATCGAGCTCCAATGAGACAGGCTCTAGTCAGGGTGCACCCCAGTCATCACATCAGAGCCCTAGAGGTCCCGTTTTTCAGGAGTCGCGCAAGGCTTCTGGTAGCATTAGTGGCAAACATAACTTGATTGCAGAAGCACCCTGTGAGACCATACCTGAGAACCTTACTACTGAGAATGAGGTCTCCTCTAAGCAGAAAAGCCTTGATGATTCAACGCATCACTCGAAGGAGTTCTTGGATTTCCTTGAATTGTTCAATGCACACAGGGAACTGTTTCTCAAGATTCTTCACGATCCTTCCTTGTTAGTACCACCTGAACAGCAAGAGCAAGAAGCTTCCTCTAGCGGTGCAGTACCGCTGAGCAAATTAGAATCGTTCCCAAGACCAGGAGGATCATCAGGGAAGCGTAACCCTATATTTGATCGGAGCGACAGTGAGAAAAGCAGAAGGGTAGAAATCCAAAGGTCGCCGTCAAGGCCTAAATCTGACCTTGAAGGCGCAAAAGTCATCAGTACAAGACTGCCTTCTGGTGTCGAGGCATCAACAGTTTCTCTTGCAGAATCAAGAAGCCTAAAAAAAGCTGGAACCACTTCAAGTCGATTTAAAGCTATAAGTAAGAAGATCAAACATGTCGTAAAGGACGGAGTTTTTCATAAAATGCCTTATGGCCAAAAGATGGCTGAGTTAACCAAGAGCACCTCCACGAAGAAATATGCCCAGGAGGAGAAACAAATACGAAGATCATATTCTATTGCAGAATCAGTAGACAAGTACTCGACTCTCTATGATTCAATGTCAAGGGAGTCAAGGATTTCCTTAGAAAGACCAAGTACAGCAGTGGAAGACGATGCAAGCTTAAGAGACAAAAAGTCGCCGATGCACATCAAAAGAATAACTTCTCTTCCAGAAATGGAATTATATGCTCCTCAAAAAGATGCTCTAACTGAATTTCCTGGTTCTCAGATTGTGCCCAAGACATATGATGTGGAATCTGATCGGTTTTCTTCACATGAAAATGGCTCCTTCAGTATTGTCACAGAAGGAAATTTGTACCCTGATTATATCACAGAAAGAACAGCAGATATTTACAGTGAACAAAATGATGAAG AAGGTGCTTTCCTTTGTTCCCTAGAAGAAGATTTACGTAGCATTCTCCGAACTCCCAGTTCGTCTTCTTTTGGCCAGTCTTTTTCCCATCGACGCATCAACAGTTTACCTTCCTTTGACCGGACATTTTTTCAAGATCACAGCCGCAGTTTTACTGAGCATTCTGTAGCAG ACTCAGAACCGACATTTGAAGATATGCAACTCGAGGATGATGAGTGGTTGGTCAAGCCATCACAGGCTTCAGGAGAATATGCTGCCAATTTCAAGGATGACCAGTGGCTAATTAGGCCACTGCAACCCTCGGGCATCGATGCTGCTGATCATGAGGATGAAGAGTGGGTTGTCGAGACACCACAGCTGCTAGGTACCAATGCTGTCGAGGATGAAGAGTGGCTGGTCAAGCCGGCACAGCCCTTGGGTGCCGATGATCCAAATTCAGAGTTCCAGTTTATACATGAATTCACTGAACAAAATGATGCAGGTTCCTTGCACATTTATGTCGATGACAAGAATGAGGCCGATTTCCAGTATGTGAAGGATATACTCAAGAAATCCGGGTTCAGCTGTGGCGAGGCCGATTGGTATGCATCCAACCAGCCACTCAGCCCAGTGATCTTCGAGGAGGCAGAATGCTCATGTCAGGATCTTGAGATGACCAACGACGAGCCCCACAGCATCATCAGGCGCATGCTCCTGTTTGATATCATCAACGAGGTCCTGATGCACATCTACGACTCCTCCCTTGTCAACGGTCCGTGGCATTCGCGCTTCGACCCGCGCACCAGGCCGATACCCATGGGGTCCCACGTCCTTGAGGAGGTGTGGGCAAACGTTAGCTGCTACCTGAGCCTTCAGTGGAAGCCCAACAAGACGGTGGACGACATTGTGGCGCATGATGTTATGAGGAAGGACAGCTGGATGAACCTGCTGTACGACGCAGAGTGTGTCGCGCTGGACCTGGAGGATCTTATGGTGGAGGACCTTCTGGATGATGTTGTTCTTCAGATAGTGTTAATATCTATCGATGAATGA